In a genomic window of Lycium ferocissimum isolate CSIRO_LF1 chromosome 9, AGI_CSIRO_Lferr_CH_V1, whole genome shotgun sequence:
- the LOC132032186 gene encoding uncharacterized protein LOC132032186: MNGAVEASNKNIKKILRKMIDNYKDWHEQLPYALLGYRTTARTLTRATPYLLVYGTEVVIPTEVEIPALRKIQESELDDAEWIHKRYEQLALIDEKRMIAVCHGQLYQQRMVRAFNKHVRTRVFQIGQLVLKRIFPNQEEYKGKFAPNWQGPYMVQNVLSGGAILLAEMDGQEWPRATNLDAIK, translated from the coding sequence ATGAATGGGGCTGTGGAAGCctccaacaaaaacatcaagaagatCCTCAGAAAGATGATCGATAACTACAAAGACTGGCATGAACAACTGCCTTATGCATTATTGGGATATCGCACCACTGCCAGAACTTTAACTAGGGCCACTCCATACCTATTGGTGTATGGCACTGAAGTAGTAATACCAACCGAAGTAGAAATCCCTGCACTTCGAAAAATACAAGAATCTGAGTTGGACGATGCAGAATGGATCCACAAAAGGTATGAACAACTAGCTTTGATAGATGAAAAGCGAATGATTGCTGTTTGCCATGGTCAATTGTACCAACAAAGAATGGTGCGAGCTTTCAACAAGCATGtgagaactagggtttttcaaATTGGGCAATTGGTGCTCAAACGAATATTCCCAAACCAAGAGGAATACAAGGGAAAGTTTGCACCAAACTGGCAAGGGCCCTATATGGTGCAAAATGTACTATCAGGAGGAGCAATATTACTTGCTGAAATGGATGGTCAGGAGTGGCCAAGAGCAACAAATTTAGATGCCATCAAGTGA